From Nitrospirota bacterium:
CCCAACTTCCTGACCTTCCCGATAATCCCTTTACATTTCTTCAAAAAAGCCTGAACTTCAACATCACCCGGGTTCCTCTTCAAATACCCCTCCAAAACCTCCTTTGCTTTTGCATACTTCTTATACCTCATCAACATCTCTCCATCACCCATAAC
This genomic window contains:
- a CDS encoding tetratricopeptide repeat protein, whose protein sequence is MGDGEMLMRYKKYAKAKEVLEGYLKRNPGDVEVQAFLKKCKGIIGKVRKLGDAVGKIKK